ACCTCGCCCTCGCCGGCCTCCTTGATCTTCAACGCCTCTTCGACGGCCTTCTCGTTGATCTCGTCGAGCACGGCGTCGGCGGATTCACGGTCAAGGGTGTGGTCGGTCCCGTTGAGCTTCCGCTCCGAGTAGGTGTCCGGTACCTGCTTGACCAGGACAACGATGTTCGTCATGGGTCTGCTTCGACCTCCCGGTTGTGCCCCGCGGACGACCACGGGTCAGTGCTCTACTGGCCGGTAGATTAGGCCCAATCGGCGCGCCGGACCCGTCGAGGTGACGCCATTCACCTGGATGCGCAATCTAATGGGACCATCGTCCCGGTAGTCGACCGGTTACCCCTCCTGAACTGCCGTTCGTCCAATCGGACCAACCACGGCCTACTCGCAGTGGGTGTCAGCGGTTAACCTCCCCCACCATGCCCGCGCGCATCGCCGTCATCACCGACTCGAGCTCCTGCCTGCCCGACCTCGTCGCCGCCCGCTGGGCCATCGGAGTCGTCCAGATCCAGCTGAACCTGGGTGGTCACTTCGACGACGAAAACCGCTTCGAGCGCGGCGAGGTGATCGACGCCATGAGAGAAGGGCACGTCATCACCACTTCGCCCCCGGATCCGGGGGCGTTCTTCTGGACCTACCAGGAAGCGGCCGCCTCGGGCGCGACCGCCATCGTCAGCATCCACATCTCCGGCCGCATGTCCGACACCGTCCGCGCGGCCCGGGAGGCCGCCCAGCAGGTCCGCATCCCGGTGCACGTCCTGGACAGCCGCACCACCGGGATGAGCCTCGGCTTCGCCGCGGTGTCGGCGGCCCGCGCCGCCGCGGCGGGCGCGGACGCCGGCCGCGTCATCGAAGCCGCCGAACGCCGGTGCTTCACCAGCACCGAGTTCATCTACGTCGACACGCTGGAGTACCTCCGCCGGGGCGGGCGGATCGGCGCCGCGCAGGCGATGCTCGGGACCGCGTTCTCGATCAAGCCGCTGCTCACGGTCAAGAACGGCGAGGTCGCGCCGCTGGCCCGCGTCCCCGGCACGCGCCGGGCGCTGGCCAAGATGGTCGACCTCGCGGTCAAGAAGTCCGGCGGCTTCCGCGCCGACATCGCTGTGACCCGGTTCGGCGCGAGCGACCACGAACTCGAGATCGGCCGGCAGATCGAACGCCGGGTGCCGGCGATGGCCGAGAGCATGGTCGTCGAAGCGAGCACGGTCATCGGCGCGCACCTCGGCCCGGGCGCGCTCGGCATCACGGTGTCACCGGTGTACTGACCCGGCGGCCGGGGATCGCCAGCAGCACGAGCGGCACCAGCACGGTGAGTCCCGTCAACGCGATGATGAGCACCTGGTCGATCGTCTCGAAATGCGACACGTGCCCGAGGTGGTAGGCGAAGTGCGGAACGCTGTAGAGCAGCGCCGCCACCGAGGCCAGCCGGGCCACGGCTGTGGTGCCGATCACGGCGGCGCCGATCAGCATCGCCGCGAGCGCCAGGTTGAGGCCGCCGAAGTCGCGCAGGAGGTGCTCGTTGAAGGGGCCGTCCATCGAGACCCAGCCCGTGCGGACGCCGGGAAAGTCCTGGTAGAAGCCGGTTGGCGTGATCAGTGGCCACAGTCCGATCGGGACCTCGACCAGGCCGAAGAGGACGAGCAGTATGCGGGTCGTTGTTCGTTGCATGACCACGGAACGAGACGGCCGGGCCGGACGTGACACCCGCTAGGGTCGCGGAGGTGACCACCCCAGCCACCCGGGCCGAGGCGCTGCACCTGACCGGCGAACGGACCGTCCCCGGCATCGCCGAGGAGAACTACTGGTTCCGCCGCCACGAGGCCGCCTACCTCGCCCTGCTCCCCCACTGCGCGGACGCGACGGTCCTCGAAGCCGGCTGCGGCGAGGGCTACGGCGCGAGTCTCCTCGCGACCACGGCCCGCCGGGTGCTCGCGCTGGACTACGACGTGCCGACGACCGAGCACGTCGCCCGCCGCTACCCCGAACTCGCCGTCGCGCGGGCGAACCTGGCGTTCCTGCCGGTACGCGACGGCGCTGTCGACGTCGTGGCCAATTTTCAGGTCATCGAGCACCTGTGGGACCAGTCAGGGTTCCTCGCCGAGTGTCGCAGGGTGTTGTCGCCGGGAGGAAAACTACTGGTCACGACCCCGAACCGACTGACCTTCACCCCGGACAGCGACACGCCGCTGAATCCGTTCCACACCCGTGAGCTGGCGCCGGCCGAGCTGGCCGGGCTGCTCGCCGACGCCGGTTTCGAGGTCGAGACGGTGCACGGCCTGCACCACGGCGAGGCCGTGCGGGCGCTCGACGAGCGGTACGGCGGGTCGATCATCGACGCCCAGCTCGGCGTCGTCATGGGCTCGCTCCCCGGCCAGGCCGTCTGGCCGTCGGCGCTGCTGGCCGACGTCGCCGCGATCGAGGCCACGGGCTTCGAAATCCACGGCGACGACCTCGACGCGAGCCTCGACCTGGTCGCTGTGGCGGTGCGCCGATGAACGAAGGCACTTTTTGCCTCGTCTTGCACAGCCACCTGCCGTGGCTGCCGCACCACGGGAGCTGGCCGGTCGGCGAGGAATGGCTCTACCAGGCGTGGGCGCACTCGTACCTGCCGATGGTCGACCTGCTGGAGCGGCTCGCCGACGAAGGCCGCCGCGACGTGCTCACGCTCGGCGTGACGCCGGTGCTCGCCGCGCAGCTCGACGACCCGTACAGCATCCGCGCGTTCCACGACTGGCTCGGCCACTGGCAGCTGAGCGCCCAGCACGCGTCGACGTTGTGGCGGGGCGACCCGGTCCTGCGCGAGCTCGCGGCGGCCGAACACCGGACCGCGGTCCGCGCGGCCGAGGAGCTGGGCACCCGCTGGCGGCACGGCTTCTCCCCCATCCTTCGTTCCTTGGTCGACAACTCGACGATCGAGCTGCTCGGCGGGCCACTGGCCCACCCGTTCCAGCCGCTGCTGGACCCGCGGGTGCGCGAGTTCGCGCTGAACGCCGGCCTCGACGACACGGCGCTGCGGCTCGGGTCGCGGCCCGAGGGGATTTGGGCGCCGGAGTGCGGCTACGCGCCTGGTATGGAAAACGACTACGCGGCCGCCGGCGTGCGGCGGTTCATGGTCGACGGGCCGTCGCTGCGCGGTGACACCTGGGCCGCGCGGCCGGTCGGCGACAGCGACGTCGTCGCCTTCGGGCGGGACCTCGAGGTCACCTACCGCGTGTGGTCGCCGAAGGCCGGCTACCCCGGCCACGCCGCTTACCGCGACTTCCATACCTGGGCGCACGAGGTCGGCCTCAAGGCGTCGCGTGTCACCGGGAAGACGGTCGAGCCGCCGGACAAGGCGCCGTACGACCCGTCGCTGGCCGCGGACGTGCTGGGACTGCACGTCAAGGACTTCGTCGACACCGTGGTGACGCGGCTGCGTTCATTGAAGAAGCACCACGGGCGTGAGGCGCTCGTGGTCGCCGCTTACGACACGGAGCTGTTCGGACACTGGTGGCACGAAGGGCCGGCCTGGCTGGAGGGCGTGCTGCGCGCGCTGCCCGAGGCGGGCGTCCGGGTGACGACGTTGAAGGGCGCCCTCGACGCCGGGCTCGTCGGCGAACCGATCGCGCTGCCCGCGTCATCGTGGGGCTCGGGCAAGGACTGGCGCGTCTGGGACGGCGAGCAGGTCAAGGACATGGTCGACGCCAACACGGCACTGCAGGAACGGCTCCTGTCGCTCGTTGCCGGATTACCGACCACGGCCCGGGACACCGTCGCCGACCAGGCCGCGGCCGAGGCGATGCTGGCGCTGGAGAGCGACTGGGCGTTCATGGTCACCAAGGACTCCGCCGCGGACTACGCGCGTCGCCGCGCGGCGGTACACACCGAGCGCTTCGACGCCTTGGCCGGCTTGCTGCGACGCGGCGACCGCGCTCGGGCCGAGGAGCTGGCGGCCGCCTATCGCGCCGACGACGGACCGTTCGGGCACCTCGACGCCCGGACGCTGAAGCACGACTGAAAGGGACTCATGGGGATCCACGAAATTCCGGTCAAGACGCTCGACGGACAGGAGAGCTCGCTGGGCTCGCTCGCGGGCAAAGCACTGCTCGTGGTCAACGTCGCGTCGAAGTGCGGCCTGACCCCGCAGTACTCGGGCCTCGAGCGGCTGCAGGAGCGCTTCGGCGGCCAGGGCTTCTCCGTCGTCGGTTTTCCGTGCAACCAGTTCGCGGGGCAGGAGCCGGGCAGCGCTGAAGAGATCCAGACGTTCTGCTCGACGACCTACGGCGTCACCTTCCCGCTGTTCGAGAAGATCGACGTCAACGGCGATGGCCGGCACCCGCTGTACGCGGAGTTGACCAAGACGGCCGACACCGACGGTGACTCCGGCGACGTCCAGTGGAACTTCGAGAAGTTCCTGGTTGGCGCTGACGGCGAGGTCCTGGCGCGGTTCCGGCCGCGGACCGAGCCCGAGGACGACCAGGTCGTCAAGGCGATCGAGGCCGCCCTGCCGGCGTGAGACGACCGGTGTCGCGCCGGGTCTCGGCCCGGCGCGGCGCGGTCACAGGCCGAGCTGCTCGCGCCCGACCGCGTTGAGGTCGTCGATCGTGGCCCGGCCGGTCCAGTTCACTTCGTAGTCTTCGGGCGCGAAGTCGCCAGGACTCGCACCGGTCAGGAAGGCGCGGCCGCACTTCTCGGCGTAGGCCGCGTTCTTCGGGCAATGCGGGCTCGCCGGGATGTACATGACGTTGCCCCAGCGGTCCGGGTTGGTGCCGTCGGCGACCGCGTGGACGACGTCGCCGTGCCACCAGACCGTGTCGCCCGGCTCGATCGCGGGGATCGAGGTCAGCGCGGGCAGCAGGTCGTCGTGGTACTTGTCGCTGACCGGCAGGGCCTGGCCGTTGGCGGCGCCGCAGAGGTCGTCGTCGGGGATGTCGTCCTGCAGCGCGCGGAGCAGCACATACGTGATCGCCGACGGGATCGGCACGACGTGCAGCACGCCGTCGCCCTGGTGCATTTCCGACAATGCCGTCCAGCCTTGGAAGGTGCGGAAGGCCGAGCACATGACCGTCGACGGGTATTCGTCGACTTCGGTGCGGTAGGCGCCGTCCCACGGGTCGTACTGTTGCCAGTTTCCGGCGAAAACGTGGCGGAAGACCTGCTGGTAGACGGGCAGCAGCCAGCGTTCGACCGAGCCGGAGTCGGTGTGGGCGGACAGGCCGAGCGACGCCGAGCCGGGCGGGCGCCGGCGGATGCGGTCGGGGTAGGCCGTGTCGCGATCGGGGTCGAACCAGACGCGGCCCTCGGACTCTTGCCGCCAGAAGGAGTTGAGGAACCGCCGGACGGCGACCATGTGCTCGTGCTGCCGGGCCTGGATCTGCGGCTTCGACCAGTACACCGGGTAGATCTGCGGCTGGCTCGACGCGAGGCCGGCGAAGACGTCGTCGGCCGGGCCCTGGTACGTCCCGGCGAAGTCGTTGTCGGCGAGGTACGCGGCCAACTCGGCGTCCCAGGCTTCGGCCGTTTCGCGCGCGAAGGTGCCCTTGACGACGGCGCAGCCGCGGCGCCGGACAGCGTCGAGCGTGCGCTGCGGCACGGTCCCGGCGGCGATGTCGCGGTAGCGGACCACGGGGAAGGCGTCCGGGTCGGCGGCGACGGCGTCGACCTCCCGGCGCATTGCATCGCGGACCTCGGCGAACGCGCCGGCGACGTCGCCGATCCGGGCGCGCAGTTCGCGTTTGGTCCCCGAGATGGCTTCGGACATGTTCGCGGGCAGCTCTGTGGTCGTCATCGGTGTCCTCGCGATCTTTTGATTAGGACTCCTTACTAGAATGTCCCGGCTACGGTAACCCCTGTCCGTTCCCCGCCACAAGAGGTGCGATGTCCGACCCCGACCGGCCGCTTCCGCGCCTGGCGATGCTGCGGGCCATGACTGACCGCGCGGTGCTCGACCACGTTTTCGTCCACGGCCGGATCACGCGCGCGGAGCTCGCCGCGACCACCGGGATCTCGAAGCCGACGATCTCCGAATCAGTCCGGCGGCTGGAGACCGCGAGCGCGTTGCGGGCCACCGGCACCGACCAGACCGGCCGCCGCGGCCGGATCGCCACGTTCTACGAACTGGCCACCGACGCCGGCCGCGTGGTCGCCGCGGAGGTCAACCAGCAGGGCATCCGCACGATCACCACCGACCTGACCGGGACGGTCCTGGCCGCCGAGCGGCACCAGCCCGGCGACCGGCCGATGACGACCGCGGTCCGGGACGCCGTCGCCGCGGCGGGCGGGGTGGGGCCGGGTCCGGTGCGGGCGACCGCTATCTCGGTGGCCAACCCGGTCGACCCGGTCACGCACGAGGTCGTCGCGCTGCCGGGGTCGCCCTTTCCCGAGGGGCGGCTCCGGGCCGGGGAGATCGGGCGTGAGGTTCTGCTCGACAACGACGTCAACTTTTCTGCGCTCGCCGAACGACGAGAGGGCGCCGGGCGGGAGGCGAAGAGCTTTGCCTACGTCTACGTCGGCGCCGGGCTCGGCGTCAGTCTTTATGTCGGCGATCAGCTCGTGCGCGGGACGCACGGGCTGGCGGGTGAGATCGGGTTCCTGGACAGTTCGGGCTCGACGCTCGCCTCGACGCTCGCCGACCAAGGTTTTGGCAGGTCCGACGCGCCTTCGCTGGACGTCGACGCAATCTTGACCACGCTCGACCAGGCCGACGGTGACGCCGTGGCCGCCGAACGGCTACGGCTGCTCGGCGCGACGCTCGGGCGGGCCGTCGCCGCGATCTGCACGATCGTCGATCCGGACCTGGTGCTGCTGGGCGGCCCGGCGGGGAGCCGGCCGGGCCTCGTGGCCGAAATCCGGCGAACGGTCCACGCGGCCGCGCCGGGGCCGGTCCGGGTGGAGGCAGGAGCGGTGACGGACTCGGCGGCCCTGCGCGGCGCGCTGTTGTCGGCGCTCGACCACGGGCGGGATGGCCTGATCAAGGCCGTTGCCGAAAGCTGACCACGCTGCGACGCCGTGGGCGCGAGGTCCCGCGGTGTCGTCCAAAAAACGACCAAGCCGGCTCAGGCCGAGCCGGCGTCGATCACCGCTCGTGCGCACTTCGCGACCACTTCCGGGTCCACCTTGACCACGCGACGGTCATACGTCAGCAGGCCGTTGACTTCGTTCTCGACATCGGTCGTCTGGGTGTAGACCGCACCGGACAGGCCTCGCTCGAGCACCACTTGCTCCAGAGCGGCGCTCACCTCCGCGTAGCGCTCGGTGAGCCGTTCCCGGGTCGGCACCATTTCGTACGCGCTCGGCGGGCCCGGCCAGCGGTGGTCGTCCAGCACCAGACCGAGGCCGCCGTACTCGCCGTCGACGATCGCCCGGCCATCGGTGACCGTCGGCGTGCCGGGGCCCACGTAGGTGTGGTCGTCGTAGACGTCGCCCGCGCCCGTGTCCGGGCGGGAGAAGCAGCAGTTGACGCCGCTGTTCGCGATCACCAGCCGGGTCGGGTCGAGCGCTTTGACCAACCCCGCGACACGAGCCGTCTCGAACTCGCCCCAGCCCTCGTTGAACGGCACCCAGCCGACGATCGACGGGACCGCTCGCAGCTGAGTGATCATTTCGATCAGTTCCGCTTCGAACCGCTCGCGCGCCCGCGGAACCGGGTCGGGGGCGATGCCGGGCGGGCCGTCGAACGAGACCGTCAGCGACGGCATGTCCTGCCAGACGACCAGGCCCAGCGTGTCGGCCCAGAAGTACCAGCGCGCCGGCTCGACCTTGACGTGTTTGCGGACGAAGTTGAAGCCCAGCTCCTTCGTCTTCTCGAGGTCGAAGCGCAGGGCCTCGTCGGTGGGCGCGGTCGAGATGCCGTCCGGCCAGTAGCCCTGGTCGAGCGGGCCGTGGAGGAACAGGGGCCGGTCGTTGAGCGCGATCCGCGGGCGGCCCTCGGAATCCGGGCGCAGGCCGATCGTCCGGAGACCGGCGTAGCTGCCGACTTCGTCCGAAACCGCGCCATGCCGGTCGAGCAGCTGGACGCGCAGTGTGTAGAGGTGCGGGTCGTCGGGGGTCCAGAGGCGTGGTTCGGGGACGTCCACGCGCACCGACGTCCCCGCCGCGCCCGAGCCGCGCGCGACTTCGCCGTCCGTTGCCGAAACGACGACCACGACCTCGGAGCCACCGGTGACCTGCGGGAACACCGTCACGCCGGTGAGGTCCGGGGTCAGGTCCAGGCGTTCGACGCGGGTCTCGGGCACCGGCTCGAGCCACACCGTCTGCCAGATTCCGGACGACGCCGTGTAGCAGATCCCGCCGGGTGCGTTGCGCTGCTTGCCGACCGGGAAGGGCTCGATGTCGGTGCGGTCCTCGGCCCGCACGGTCAGCTCCTGCGGCCCCGATGCCCGTAGGACGTCGGTGATGTCCGCACTGAACGCCGTGTAGCCGCCTTCGTGCGTCGCGACGAGCTGGTTGTTGACCCACACCTTCGCCGTCTGGTCGACCGCGCCGAAGTGCAGCAGGACGCGCCGGCCCAGCCAGTCGACCGGGATCTCGACCAGGCGCCGGTACCAGAGGACCTCGTCGCGCCGGCCGATTCCGGACAACGCCGACTCCGGCGGGAACGGGACCAGGATCCGCTCGGCGTAGCCGGACGGCCGTGGTTCGTCCGGCGACGACGGCCAGCCCGCGTACTCCCAGACACCGTTGAGGTTCAGCCAGCTCGGCCGGGTCAGCTGCGGCCGCGGGTACTCGGGCAGGGCGTTGTCCGGGCCGACCTCGGCGGACCACGGGGTGGACAGGGGCGGGTCGAGCCGGCGGCGGCCGGTGTCCTCAGGGCAAGTCATCCCGGCCGATGGTGGCAGAGATCGCCGGGCTCGCCAGTGAGTCGGGCCACATTCGGCGACGGATCTGGCCGGTCGGCTGGCACGGGCGCCGCCGGGCCGTCCCGACTCGCGAGTAACCTCTGCCCATGCGTGTGCTGATGCTGTCCTGGGAGTACCCGCCAGTGGCCATCGGTGGCCTGGCCCGGCACGTGCACGCGCTCGCCTGCCACCTGGCCCGCCAGGGTCACGAGGTCGTCGTCCTCTGCCGGCACGCCGCGGGCACCGACGCCGGGACGCACCCGCGTACCGACCGCGTCGCCGAGGGCGTGCGGATCATCCGGGTCGCCGAAGACCCGATGCACGTGACGTTCGAACGCGACCTCGTCGCCTGGACGCTGGCCATGGGACACGCCATGATCCGCGCCGCGCAGGACCTGCTGCGCAGCTGGCAGCCGGACGTCGTGCACGCGCACGACTGGCTGGTCGCGCACCCGGCCATCGCGATCGCCGAGGCCGCGCGGGTGCCGCTGGTCGGCACGATCCACGCGACCGAGGCCGGCCGGCACTCCGGCTGGCTGTCGCACCCGCTGAACCAGCAGGTTCACTCGGTCGAGTGGTGGCTGGCGAACCGCGCGGACGCGCTGATCACCTGCTCGCAGGCCATGCGCCGCGAGGTCGCGCACCTCTTCGAGATCGAGGCCGGCGACGTCACGGTGATCCACAACGGCATCGAGGAACGCGGCTGGCAGGTGCCGGCGAAGGAGATCGCCCGCGCCCGCGAGGTCTACAGCCCGGCCGGGGCGCCGCTGTTGCTCTATTTCGGACGACTCGAGTGGGAGAAGGGCGTGCAGGACCTGCTGGCCGCGCTCCCCCGGATCCGGCGCCGCCACCCCGGCACGCGGGTGGTCGTCGCCGGAAAAGGACGACACTTCGACGAGCTGGTCGAGCAGTCGCGGAAGCTGCGGGTGCGGCGCGCGGTCGACTTCGTCGGGCACCTGTCCGACCGCGACCTGCGCGCGGCGCTGGCCGCGGCCGACGCCGTGGTGCTGCCCAGCCGGTACGAACCGTTCGGCATCGTCGCGCTGGAGGCCGCGGCCGCGAAGGCGCCGCTGGTCGCGTCCACCGCCGGCGGGCTCGGCGAGGTCGTGGTGCACGGCGAGACCGGGCTGGCGTTCAGCCCCGGCGATGTCGCGGCACTGGCCGACGCGGTGACGGCCGTGCTCGGCGACGCACCTGCCGCGGCGAAGCGGGCGAAGGCCGCGCAGTCACGGTTGGCCGCCGACTTCGACTGGGGCCGGATCGCCGAGGCGACCGCCGCGGTCTACAAACGGACCAAGCCGGGCGAGCCGGTCGAGCTGCCGCGGCCGAAGATCGCCACCGGCAACGCGTTCGAGCCGGTCGCGGCCGGGATCCCGGAACTGTAGGTAGCGGTCGCCGGCGCGGTGACGACGAGTGCTCGACGACGCGACGCCGCAGTCGACCGAACGCCGGCTTCGGAGCGGCGAAGCTCGCAACCCGGAGGCCGAACTGTAGGTGGCGGCCCGCTCAGAAGCGGCAGGGCCGGACGCAGTCGGTGTGCGCCGAGGTCGGCGCGGTCACCGTTACGACGGCGCCGAACGAGAACGAAAACACGACGAAGACGGTGGCGACGACGGCTCTCAACCTGCTGGTCATGGGGACTCCTCGGGACGACCGGCGCAAGGACGCGCCTCGCAGCGAGCATCCGCACCGGGTCCTGGGGAAACAATCAGCGGAACACTACGGGCCGGTACCCATTCGCCTCCCGTGACCGGTCAGCGGGTTCCGGTCAGGATGCGCACCCGGACCCGCTCCCGCAGTGGTCCGTGCGGGGTCACCGCCTCCCGGACGCGCTCGGTGAACGCCGGCCGCTCCTCGGCCGCCGGCAGCTGCGACGGGCTCATGGCCGAAAAAACGCCACCGGCGATCTCCTCGACGCTCAGCGGCGCGTCGTACGAGACGACCTGGGAATCGACGACGTACCCGGCTTCCGAGAGGGCGTCCGCGTAACGCGACTGGCTCGTTTCGTCCGTGCCGCACGTCCGGTGCAGCGGTGTCCCCAAATACGACGACACGACTTCGCGCAGCGCCGCCGACCACGCCGTGTCCTGGAGCCACAGCGGCTCGCCGTTGGTCACCACCGCGACACCACCGCCCGGACGCAGCAGCGGGCGCGTCACCGCGAACAGCCGCGCGGGGTCCATCCAGTGCAACGCCTGCGCCACCGTCACCGCGCCCAGCCGGCGCGGGCCGAGAGCCGGCGTCAGCGCGCCGATGTCGGAGTCCGCGCCCAGGAGCCAGCTCACGTTCGCCGGCGAACCCGCCTTGCGGGCTTGGTCGAGCATCGCCGGTTCCGGGTCCATGCCCAGCACCGCGCCCACCCTGGGCGCCAGAACCCGGGTGAGCTGGCCGGTGCCGCAGCCGAGGTCGAGCACGACGTCGTCGCGCGTCGGCCCGAACGCGGCTGTCAGCGCGTCGCCCACCGCGGGCGGGTAGCCGCGCCGGAACCGCTGGTAGTACTCGCTCACTTCGCCGCCGAAGGCCGGTGCCGTCATGGTTCGAGCATGCCCACGGCCGGCCGCGAACGGGCACGGTTACGCCCGCAGCGGACTCAGAAGACCGGCAGCAGCAGGCCGTGCTCGGACTCCGGGCGCGGCCCGAAGATCCGGCGATCCGACGAATCGATCGGCACGTCGTTGATGCTGGCCTCCCGCCGGCGCATCAGGCCTTCGTCGCTGAACTCCCACAGCTCGTTGCCGTAGCTGCGGAACCACTGGCCTCCGGCGGTGCGAGACTCGTACTGGAACCGGACGGCGATGCGGTTGCCGCGGAAGCCCCACAGCTCCTTCCGCAACGCGTAGTCCAGCTCGCGCTCCCACTTCGCCGTCAGGAACCTGACGATCTCCGCGCGGCCCACGACGTGCTGGTCGCGATTGCGCCACACCGAATCCTCCGTGTAGGCCAGCGAGACCCGCTCCGGGTCGCGGGTGTTCCACGCGTCCTCGGCGGCTTGGACCTTCTGGCGGGCGGTGTCTTCGTCGAACGGCGGGAACGGCGGACGCGGGGTCATGGGGGCTCCTTGCCAACGGGGAGAACGTACGTTCTCCGACTACCCCGCTAGACTAGAGAACGCTCATTCTCCACACCAGAGGCAGGTGACATGACTCCCACGGAGGCGACCGACCGGCTGCTGGAAGCCGCCGAGGAGCTCTTCTACGCCCACGGCGTCCAGGCAGTCGGGATGGACGCCGTCCGCACGCGCTCGGGTGTCTCGCTCAAGCGGCTCTACCAGACCTTCCCGGCGAAGAACGACCTGGTCGAGGCCTACCTCCGACGTCGCGACGAGCGCTGGCGGAGGTCGTTGCGCGAATTCGTCCACGCCCGCGGCGACGCCCCGCTCGCCGTGTTCGACTGGCTGCGGAACTGGTTCTCCGAACCCGGCTTCCGCGGCTGCGCGTTCATCAACTCGTTCGGCGAGTTCGGCGAGCCGGCGCCGGGCGTCGCCGCCGCGATCCGCGAGCACAAGGACCAGCTCCGCGCCTACGTGCGTGGTCTCGTTCCCGACAACACCACCGCCGACCAGCTGTTTTCCCTCATGGAAGGCGCGACCGTGCTCGCCGCGATCACCGGTGACCCGGGTGAAGCGAGCACAGCCCGCGAAGCCGCGAAGGTCCTCCTGGCCGCTCAGGGATAGAGCGTCAGCCCCGGATCGAGCGCGACCTCCCGCAACTGGTCGAGGCTCAGCGGCGGCGACGGCATGTCCGGCGGCAGCGGCTGCTTCGCGCTGCCGGCGATGTTCTCCGCCTCGACGATGATGCCCGTGCCGTCGGGTTTGCCGACGTTCACCTGGTTGACCGTCGCCTGCCCGGGATAGGTGAACGTGAGCGCGACGACGGTCTCGCCGTGCGGCCCGGTCGTCCGGTCGCACGAGCCCTGCGCGCCCTCGGGCGGATCGGCGCACTCGGTGGCCGGGGTGGCGTTGCCGCCGAGCCGGGTGACGATCGCCCAGACGTTGCCCTTGCGCGCCCCGTCGACCGTCGTCGCAGCAGCCATGAAGTAGTCCTCGCCGCCGCTGCACGCGCCCTCGCGCGGCACCCGCGCGGAAAACACGTGGTAGAAGGTCAACGGCCCGTGCTGCTTGCCCTTCGGGTACTCGCCCTGGGCGTGCGGCTGCAGCTTCGTCCCGGCGGCGACCCGCTGCCGGACGGCGGCGGTCAGCACACCGCTGAGCCGGTTCGCCGCGACGTCGGCGGTCTCCGGGATCGGCGGCCCCGTCTGCGGTGGGTACGGGCTGATGGCGCACGGATCGTCCGAGGGCGGCGCCGACGGCGTGCCGGCCGCCCCGGGCACCACCGCCGTCCCGCCGGAACCGCCGGAACCGCCGGGCACGAGGACCAGCGCCGCACCGGCGGCCACCGCCGCCACGCCCGCCCCCGCGGTCGTCCACGGGTTGACGAACCGGCGCACCCGCGCCCGGCCGCGTTCCCGCGCCAGCACGGCATCGACATCCACTGTGGACGGTGGCACGGCGCCGATCGCCGCGTCGAACTGTTCCCTGC
This genomic window from Amycolatopsis mongoliensis contains:
- a CDS encoding DegV family protein → MPARIAVITDSSSCLPDLVAARWAIGVVQIQLNLGGHFDDENRFERGEVIDAMREGHVITTSPPDPGAFFWTYQEAAASGATAIVSIHISGRMSDTVRAAREAAQQVRIPVHVLDSRTTGMSLGFAAVSAARAAAAGADAGRVIEAAERRCFTSTEFIYVDTLEYLRRGGRIGAAQAMLGTAFSIKPLLTVKNGEVAPLARVPGTRRALAKMVDLAVKKSGGFRADIAVTRFGASDHELEIGRQIERRVPAMAESMVVEASTVIGAHLGPGALGITVSPVY
- a CDS encoding class I SAM-dependent methyltransferase gives rise to the protein MTTPATRAEALHLTGERTVPGIAEENYWFRRHEAAYLALLPHCADATVLEAGCGEGYGASLLATTARRVLALDYDVPTTEHVARRYPELAVARANLAFLPVRDGAVDVVANFQVIEHLWDQSGFLAECRRVLSPGGKLLVTTPNRLTFTPDSDTPLNPFHTRELAPAELAGLLADAGFEVETVHGLHHGEAVRALDERYGGSIIDAQLGVVMGSLPGQAVWPSALLADVAAIEATGFEIHGDDLDASLDLVAVAVRR
- a CDS encoding glycoside hydrolase family 57 protein, which gives rise to MNEGTFCLVLHSHLPWLPHHGSWPVGEEWLYQAWAHSYLPMVDLLERLADEGRRDVLTLGVTPVLAAQLDDPYSIRAFHDWLGHWQLSAQHASTLWRGDPVLRELAAAEHRTAVRAAEELGTRWRHGFSPILRSLVDNSTIELLGGPLAHPFQPLLDPRVREFALNAGLDDTALRLGSRPEGIWAPECGYAPGMENDYAAAGVRRFMVDGPSLRGDTWAARPVGDSDVVAFGRDLEVTYRVWSPKAGYPGHAAYRDFHTWAHEVGLKASRVTGKTVEPPDKAPYDPSLAADVLGLHVKDFVDTVVTRLRSLKKHHGREALVVAAYDTELFGHWWHEGPAWLEGVLRALPEAGVRVTTLKGALDAGLVGEPIALPASSWGSGKDWRVWDGEQVKDMVDANTALQERLLSLVAGLPTTARDTVADQAAAEAMLALESDWAFMVTKDSAADYARRRAAVHTERFDALAGLLRRGDRARAEELAAAYRADDGPFGHLDARTLKHD
- a CDS encoding glutathione peroxidase → MGIHEIPVKTLDGQESSLGSLAGKALLVVNVASKCGLTPQYSGLERLQERFGGQGFSVVGFPCNQFAGQEPGSAEEIQTFCSTTYGVTFPLFEKIDVNGDGRHPLYAELTKTADTDGDSGDVQWNFEKFLVGADGEVLARFRPRTEPEDDQVVKAIEAALPA
- a CDS encoding YbiU family protein, with product MTTTELPANMSEAISGTKRELRARIGDVAGAFAEVRDAMRREVDAVAADPDAFPVVRYRDIAAGTVPQRTLDAVRRRGCAVVKGTFARETAEAWDAELAAYLADNDFAGTYQGPADDVFAGLASSQPQIYPVYWSKPQIQARQHEHMVAVRRFLNSFWRQESEGRVWFDPDRDTAYPDRIRRRPPGSASLGLSAHTDSGSVERWLLPVYQQVFRHVFAGNWQQYDPWDGAYRTEVDEYPSTVMCSAFRTFQGWTALSEMHQGDGVLHVVPIPSAITYVLLRALQDDIPDDDLCGAANGQALPVSDKYHDDLLPALTSIPAIEPGDTVWWHGDVVHAVADGTNPDRWGNVMYIPASPHCPKNAAYAEKCGRAFLTGASPGDFAPEDYEVNWTGRATIDDLNAVGREQLGL
- a CDS encoding ROK family transcriptional regulator: MTDRAVLDHVFVHGRITRAELAATTGISKPTISESVRRLETASALRATGTDQTGRRGRIATFYELATDAGRVVAAEVNQQGIRTITTDLTGTVLAAERHQPGDRPMTTAVRDAVAAAGGVGPGPVRATAISVANPVDPVTHEVVALPGSPFPEGRLRAGEIGREVLLDNDVNFSALAERREGAGREAKSFAYVYVGAGLGVSLYVGDQLVRGTHGLAGEIGFLDSSGSTLASTLADQGFGRSDAPSLDVDAILTTLDQADGDAVAAERLRLLGATLGRAVAAICTIVDPDLVLLGGPAGSRPGLVAEIRRTVHAAAPGPVRVEAGAVTDSAALRGALLSALDHGRDGLIKAVAES